A window of the Thunnus albacares chromosome 15, fThuAlb1.1, whole genome shotgun sequence genome harbors these coding sequences:
- the fsip1 gene encoding fibrous sheath-interacting protein 1 isoform X1 translates to MEIIRGSLEDISRPASSEQTGSRVSSVSLPHSDRLCPTTPFSLVVLTNDAADFQGQSSSEETIINSSTFCPDKGQCDVEITDEEKEDAKLQRAIEEMRRLDEILSAKICREKEVRRQRKELKAKLWQELLQNKPEGRSECPHEAVNTRLFLALEAPTGLEEEDDFVPVFKTQVSDCEQDRDRQHGGLSEKRPDSTIESFEAGREETGEEQFEGSRYGASEGKKKQRDFVKRNIELVSGEGGQVLLTQAEKERLAELLQEIDEEEEDSARGADSEEDMWAVSVLTGQGYTPQPSDLELLIDIDSKIRLLLPVEESLSVQSSYTNVSLSQGRGSEVIGWKCDGDPQPGEKVLQDIKERRGQERRLQEIQQQLEMLGQGQEMTNESPDLTEEQLLILLDECEQTEMEPGP, encoded by the exons ATGGAGATTATCAGAGGTAGTTTAGAGGATATTTCCAGACCTGCATCGAGTGAGCAAACTGGTAGCCGTGTGTCGAGCGTGTCATTGCCTCATAGTGACAGACTTTGTCCTACAACTCCATTTTCCCTTGTGGTTTTGACCAACGATGCTGCTGATTTTCAG GGCCAAAGCAGCTCTGAAGAAACTATAATCAACTCCTCAACCTTTTGTCCTGACAAAG GTCAGTGTGATGTTGAAATAACTGACGAAGAGAAGGAAGATGCTAAACTACAGAGGGCCATTGAGGAAATGAGAAGACTTGATGAAATACTGTCTGCAAAGAtctgcagagaaaaagaagtcAGGCGTCAAAGGAAAGAACTTAAAGCAAAACTCTGGCAAGAGCTACTG CAGAATAAGCCCGAAGGTCGCTCTGAATGTCCTCATGAAGCTGTGAACACCAGATTGTTTTTGGCTCTGGAAGCACCCACTG GGCTTGAAGAGGAGGACGACTTTGTGCCAGTGTTTAAAACTCAGGTTTCTGACTGTGAGCAGGACAGAGACAGGCAACATGGGGGGCTAA GTGAAAAGAGGCCAGACAGCACGATAGAATCATTTGAAGCAGGCCGTGAGGAGACAGGGGAAGAGCAATTTGAAGGCAGCCGCTATGGAGCTTCCGAAggcaagaaaaaacagaggGACTTTGTCAAGAGAAACATTGAG CTGGTAAGTGGTGAGGGTGGCCAAGTGCTTTTGACCCAGGCGGAGAAAGAGCGTCTGGCCGAGCTCCTCCAAGAAATAGacgaagaggaagaggacagtGCCAGAGGCGCAGACAGTGAG GAGGACATGTGGGCTGTGTCAGTCCTGACAGGCCAGGGTTACACCCCGCAACCCTCTGACCTGGAGCTGTTGATTGACATTGACTCCAAAATTCGCCTTCTCCTTCCTGTTGAAGAATCTCTCTCTGTGCAAAGCTCCTACACAAACGTAAGCTTGTCTCAG GGCCGTGGCTCCGAGGTTATTGGCTGGAAGTGTGATGGGGACCCGCAGCCAGGAGAGAAGGTCCTGCAGGATataaaggagaggagagggcagGAGAGGCGGCTCCAAGAGATCCAACAGCAGCTGGAGATGCTGGGCCAGGGCCAAGAGATGACT AATGAGTCACCAGATCTCACTGAGGAGCAGTTACTTATCCTGCTGGATGAATGTgagcagacagagatggagCCAGGACCTTGA
- the fsip1 gene encoding fibrous sheath-interacting protein 1 isoform X4, whose translation MEIIRGSLEDISRPASSEQTGSRVSSVSLPHSDRLCPTTPFSLVVLTNDAADFQGQSSSEETIINSSTFCPDKGQCDVEITDEEKEDAKLQRAIEEMRRLDEILSAKICREKEVRRQRKELKAKLWQELLQNKPEGRSECPHEAVNTRLFLALEAPTGLEEEDDFVPVFKTQVSDCEQDRDRQHGGLSEKRPDSTIESFEAGREETGEEQFEGSRYGASEGKKKQRDFVKRNIELVSGEGGQVLLTQAEKERLAELLQEIDEEEEDSARGADSEGRGSEVIGWKCDGDPQPGEKVLQDIKERRGQERRLQEIQQQLEMLGQGQEMTNESPDLTEEQLLILLDECEQTEMEPGP comes from the exons ATGGAGATTATCAGAGGTAGTTTAGAGGATATTTCCAGACCTGCATCGAGTGAGCAAACTGGTAGCCGTGTGTCGAGCGTGTCATTGCCTCATAGTGACAGACTTTGTCCTACAACTCCATTTTCCCTTGTGGTTTTGACCAACGATGCTGCTGATTTTCAG GGCCAAAGCAGCTCTGAAGAAACTATAATCAACTCCTCAACCTTTTGTCCTGACAAAG GTCAGTGTGATGTTGAAATAACTGACGAAGAGAAGGAAGATGCTAAACTACAGAGGGCCATTGAGGAAATGAGAAGACTTGATGAAATACTGTCTGCAAAGAtctgcagagaaaaagaagtcAGGCGTCAAAGGAAAGAACTTAAAGCAAAACTCTGGCAAGAGCTACTG CAGAATAAGCCCGAAGGTCGCTCTGAATGTCCTCATGAAGCTGTGAACACCAGATTGTTTTTGGCTCTGGAAGCACCCACTG GGCTTGAAGAGGAGGACGACTTTGTGCCAGTGTTTAAAACTCAGGTTTCTGACTGTGAGCAGGACAGAGACAGGCAACATGGGGGGCTAA GTGAAAAGAGGCCAGACAGCACGATAGAATCATTTGAAGCAGGCCGTGAGGAGACAGGGGAAGAGCAATTTGAAGGCAGCCGCTATGGAGCTTCCGAAggcaagaaaaaacagaggGACTTTGTCAAGAGAAACATTGAG CTGGTAAGTGGTGAGGGTGGCCAAGTGCTTTTGACCCAGGCGGAGAAAGAGCGTCTGGCCGAGCTCCTCCAAGAAATAGacgaagaggaagaggacagtGCCAGAGGCGCAGACAGTGAG GGCCGTGGCTCCGAGGTTATTGGCTGGAAGTGTGATGGGGACCCGCAGCCAGGAGAGAAGGTCCTGCAGGATataaaggagaggagagggcagGAGAGGCGGCTCCAAGAGATCCAACAGCAGCTGGAGATGCTGGGCCAGGGCCAAGAGATGACT AATGAGTCACCAGATCTCACTGAGGAGCAGTTACTTATCCTGCTGGATGAATGTgagcagacagagatggagCCAGGACCTTGA
- the fsip1 gene encoding fibrous sheath-interacting protein 1 isoform X3: protein MEIIRGSLEDISRPASSEQTGSRVSSVSLPHSDRLCPTTPFSLVVLTNDAADFQGQSSSEETIINSSTFCPDKGQCDVEITDEEKEDAKLQRAIEEMRRLDEILSAKICREKEVRRQRKELKAKLWQELLQNKPEGRSECPHEAVNTRLFLALEAPTGLEEEDDFVPVFKTQVSDCEQDRDRQHGGLSEKRPDSTIESFEAGREETGEEQFEGSRYGASEGKKKQRDFVKRNIELVSGEGGQVLLTQAEKERLAELLQEIDEEEEDSARGADSEEDMWAVSVLTGQGYTPQPSDLELLIDIDSKIRLLLPVEESLSVQSSYTNGRGSEVIGWKCDGDPQPGEKVLQDIKERRGQERRLQEIQQQLEMLGQGQEMTNESPDLTEEQLLILLDECEQTEMEPGP from the exons ATGGAGATTATCAGAGGTAGTTTAGAGGATATTTCCAGACCTGCATCGAGTGAGCAAACTGGTAGCCGTGTGTCGAGCGTGTCATTGCCTCATAGTGACAGACTTTGTCCTACAACTCCATTTTCCCTTGTGGTTTTGACCAACGATGCTGCTGATTTTCAG GGCCAAAGCAGCTCTGAAGAAACTATAATCAACTCCTCAACCTTTTGTCCTGACAAAG GTCAGTGTGATGTTGAAATAACTGACGAAGAGAAGGAAGATGCTAAACTACAGAGGGCCATTGAGGAAATGAGAAGACTTGATGAAATACTGTCTGCAAAGAtctgcagagaaaaagaagtcAGGCGTCAAAGGAAAGAACTTAAAGCAAAACTCTGGCAAGAGCTACTG CAGAATAAGCCCGAAGGTCGCTCTGAATGTCCTCATGAAGCTGTGAACACCAGATTGTTTTTGGCTCTGGAAGCACCCACTG GGCTTGAAGAGGAGGACGACTTTGTGCCAGTGTTTAAAACTCAGGTTTCTGACTGTGAGCAGGACAGAGACAGGCAACATGGGGGGCTAA GTGAAAAGAGGCCAGACAGCACGATAGAATCATTTGAAGCAGGCCGTGAGGAGACAGGGGAAGAGCAATTTGAAGGCAGCCGCTATGGAGCTTCCGAAggcaagaaaaaacagaggGACTTTGTCAAGAGAAACATTGAG CTGGTAAGTGGTGAGGGTGGCCAAGTGCTTTTGACCCAGGCGGAGAAAGAGCGTCTGGCCGAGCTCCTCCAAGAAATAGacgaagaggaagaggacagtGCCAGAGGCGCAGACAGTGAG GAGGACATGTGGGCTGTGTCAGTCCTGACAGGCCAGGGTTACACCCCGCAACCCTCTGACCTGGAGCTGTTGATTGACATTGACTCCAAAATTCGCCTTCTCCTTCCTGTTGAAGAATCTCTCTCTGTGCAAAGCTCCTACACAAAC GGCCGTGGCTCCGAGGTTATTGGCTGGAAGTGTGATGGGGACCCGCAGCCAGGAGAGAAGGTCCTGCAGGATataaaggagaggagagggcagGAGAGGCGGCTCCAAGAGATCCAACAGCAGCTGGAGATGCTGGGCCAGGGCCAAGAGATGACT AATGAGTCACCAGATCTCACTGAGGAGCAGTTACTTATCCTGCTGGATGAATGTgagcagacagagatggagCCAGGACCTTGA
- the fsip1 gene encoding fibrous sheath-interacting protein 1 isoform X2, with amino-acid sequence MEIIRGSLEDISRPASSEQTGSRVSSVSLPHSDRLCPTTPFSLVVLTNDAADFQGQSSSEETIINSSTFCPDKGQCDVEITDEEKEDAKLQRAIEEMRRLDEILSAKICREKEVRRQRKELKAKLWQELLNKPEGRSECPHEAVNTRLFLALEAPTGLEEEDDFVPVFKTQVSDCEQDRDRQHGGLSEKRPDSTIESFEAGREETGEEQFEGSRYGASEGKKKQRDFVKRNIELVSGEGGQVLLTQAEKERLAELLQEIDEEEEDSARGADSEEDMWAVSVLTGQGYTPQPSDLELLIDIDSKIRLLLPVEESLSVQSSYTNVSLSQGRGSEVIGWKCDGDPQPGEKVLQDIKERRGQERRLQEIQQQLEMLGQGQEMTNESPDLTEEQLLILLDECEQTEMEPGP; translated from the exons ATGGAGATTATCAGAGGTAGTTTAGAGGATATTTCCAGACCTGCATCGAGTGAGCAAACTGGTAGCCGTGTGTCGAGCGTGTCATTGCCTCATAGTGACAGACTTTGTCCTACAACTCCATTTTCCCTTGTGGTTTTGACCAACGATGCTGCTGATTTTCAG GGCCAAAGCAGCTCTGAAGAAACTATAATCAACTCCTCAACCTTTTGTCCTGACAAAG GTCAGTGTGATGTTGAAATAACTGACGAAGAGAAGGAAGATGCTAAACTACAGAGGGCCATTGAGGAAATGAGAAGACTTGATGAAATACTGTCTGCAAAGAtctgcagagaaaaagaagtcAGGCGTCAAAGGAAAGAACTTAAAGCAAAACTCTGGCAAGAGCTACTG AATAAGCCCGAAGGTCGCTCTGAATGTCCTCATGAAGCTGTGAACACCAGATTGTTTTTGGCTCTGGAAGCACCCACTG GGCTTGAAGAGGAGGACGACTTTGTGCCAGTGTTTAAAACTCAGGTTTCTGACTGTGAGCAGGACAGAGACAGGCAACATGGGGGGCTAA GTGAAAAGAGGCCAGACAGCACGATAGAATCATTTGAAGCAGGCCGTGAGGAGACAGGGGAAGAGCAATTTGAAGGCAGCCGCTATGGAGCTTCCGAAggcaagaaaaaacagaggGACTTTGTCAAGAGAAACATTGAG CTGGTAAGTGGTGAGGGTGGCCAAGTGCTTTTGACCCAGGCGGAGAAAGAGCGTCTGGCCGAGCTCCTCCAAGAAATAGacgaagaggaagaggacagtGCCAGAGGCGCAGACAGTGAG GAGGACATGTGGGCTGTGTCAGTCCTGACAGGCCAGGGTTACACCCCGCAACCCTCTGACCTGGAGCTGTTGATTGACATTGACTCCAAAATTCGCCTTCTCCTTCCTGTTGAAGAATCTCTCTCTGTGCAAAGCTCCTACACAAACGTAAGCTTGTCTCAG GGCCGTGGCTCCGAGGTTATTGGCTGGAAGTGTGATGGGGACCCGCAGCCAGGAGAGAAGGTCCTGCAGGATataaaggagaggagagggcagGAGAGGCGGCTCCAAGAGATCCAACAGCAGCTGGAGATGCTGGGCCAGGGCCAAGAGATGACT AATGAGTCACCAGATCTCACTGAGGAGCAGTTACTTATCCTGCTGGATGAATGTgagcagacagagatggagCCAGGACCTTGA
- the fsip1 gene encoding fibrous sheath-interacting protein 1 isoform X5, translated as MEIIRGSLEDISRPASSEQTGSRVSSVSLPHSDRLCPTTPFSLVVLTNDAADFQGQSSSEETIINSSTFCPDKGQCDVEITDEEKEDAKLQRAIEEMRRLDEILSAKICREKEVRRQRKELKAKLWQELLQNKPEGRSECPHEAVNTRLFLALEAPTGLEEEDDFVPVFKTQVSDCEQDRDRQHGGLSEKRPDSTIESFEAGREETGEEQFEGSRYGASEGKKKQRDFVKRNIELVSGEGGQVLLTQAEKERLAELLQEIDEEEEDSARGADSEEDMWAVSVLTGQGYTPQPSDLELLIDIDSKIRLLLPVEESLSVQSSYTNVSLSQKFAPVRVPN; from the exons ATGGAGATTATCAGAGGTAGTTTAGAGGATATTTCCAGACCTGCATCGAGTGAGCAAACTGGTAGCCGTGTGTCGAGCGTGTCATTGCCTCATAGTGACAGACTTTGTCCTACAACTCCATTTTCCCTTGTGGTTTTGACCAACGATGCTGCTGATTTTCAG GGCCAAAGCAGCTCTGAAGAAACTATAATCAACTCCTCAACCTTTTGTCCTGACAAAG GTCAGTGTGATGTTGAAATAACTGACGAAGAGAAGGAAGATGCTAAACTACAGAGGGCCATTGAGGAAATGAGAAGACTTGATGAAATACTGTCTGCAAAGAtctgcagagaaaaagaagtcAGGCGTCAAAGGAAAGAACTTAAAGCAAAACTCTGGCAAGAGCTACTG CAGAATAAGCCCGAAGGTCGCTCTGAATGTCCTCATGAAGCTGTGAACACCAGATTGTTTTTGGCTCTGGAAGCACCCACTG GGCTTGAAGAGGAGGACGACTTTGTGCCAGTGTTTAAAACTCAGGTTTCTGACTGTGAGCAGGACAGAGACAGGCAACATGGGGGGCTAA GTGAAAAGAGGCCAGACAGCACGATAGAATCATTTGAAGCAGGCCGTGAGGAGACAGGGGAAGAGCAATTTGAAGGCAGCCGCTATGGAGCTTCCGAAggcaagaaaaaacagaggGACTTTGTCAAGAGAAACATTGAG CTGGTAAGTGGTGAGGGTGGCCAAGTGCTTTTGACCCAGGCGGAGAAAGAGCGTCTGGCCGAGCTCCTCCAAGAAATAGacgaagaggaagaggacagtGCCAGAGGCGCAGACAGTGAG GAGGACATGTGGGCTGTGTCAGTCCTGACAGGCCAGGGTTACACCCCGCAACCCTCTGACCTGGAGCTGTTGATTGACATTGACTCCAAAATTCGCCTTCTCCTTCCTGTTGAAGAATCTCTCTCTGTGCAAAGCTCCTACACAAACGTAAGCTTGTCTCAG AAGTTTGCACCAGTCAGAGTTCCTAACTGA